One Virgibacillus proomii DNA window includes the following coding sequences:
- a CDS encoding PrkA family serine protein kinase, translated as MDILNKVKSYREEEQKLKWEGTFAEYLKILKKKPEVAQTAHSRIYNMIKNAGITEQDGKKIYHFFEEEIFGLEEAIERLIEEYFHPAAKRLDVRKRILLLMGPVSGGKSTIVTMLKRGLEKYSRTDEGAVYAIKSCPMYEDPLHLIPPHLRQDFYNEYGIRIEGSLSPLNTMRLEKEYDGRIEDVRVERIFLSEDKRVGIGTFSPSDPKSQDIADLTGSIDFSTIAEYGSESDPRAYRFDGELNKANRGMMEFQEMLKCDEKFLWHLLSLTQEGNFKAGRFALISADELIVAHTNEAEYRSFIANKKNEALHSRIIVIPIPYNLKVSQEERIYEKMIKESDMAHVHIAPHALKAAAIFSILTRLEDSKKPGIDLIKKMRLYDGESVEGFNQADVDELKKEFPVEGMNGIDPRYVINRISSAIIRKDVPAINALDVLRALKDGLSQHPSISDEDKETYMNYISIARREYDEIAKKEVQKAFVYSYEESAKTLMNNYLDNVEAFCNKNKLKDPLTGEEMNPDEKLMRSIEEQIGISENAKKSFREEILIRISAFARKGKRFDYNSHERLREAIQKKLFADLKDVVKITTSSKTPDESQLKKINEVIARLIDEHGYNSISANELLRYVGSLLNR; from the coding sequence ATGGATATATTAAATAAAGTGAAAAGCTATCGTGAAGAAGAGCAAAAGCTGAAATGGGAAGGAACATTCGCGGAATATTTAAAAATTTTAAAGAAAAAACCTGAAGTAGCACAAACTGCTCATTCCCGAATTTATAATATGATTAAAAATGCCGGAATTACAGAACAAGATGGTAAAAAAATCTATCACTTTTTTGAGGAGGAGATTTTTGGGTTAGAAGAAGCCATTGAAAGGTTAATTGAAGAATACTTTCACCCAGCTGCTAAACGTTTAGACGTCCGAAAGCGAATTTTATTGCTTATGGGACCAGTAAGCGGGGGAAAATCTACCATTGTAACAATGTTGAAACGAGGATTAGAGAAATATTCACGTACGGATGAGGGCGCTGTATACGCAATAAAATCTTGTCCCATGTATGAAGATCCCTTACATCTCATTCCACCACATTTACGCCAGGATTTTTATAATGAGTATGGGATTCGTATTGAAGGAAGCTTATCACCACTGAATACGATGCGATTGGAAAAGGAATATGATGGAAGGATTGAAGATGTTCGAGTGGAGCGGATTTTTCTATCAGAAGATAAGCGGGTGGGGATTGGCACCTTTAGTCCGTCCGACCCTAAATCGCAGGATATTGCTGATTTAACAGGAAGCATTGATTTTTCCACCATTGCAGAATACGGTTCTGAATCAGATCCCCGTGCGTATCGTTTTGATGGCGAACTGAATAAAGCAAATCGGGGAATGATGGAATTTCAAGAAATGCTTAAATGTGATGAAAAATTCTTATGGCATTTGCTGTCACTGACCCAAGAAGGAAATTTTAAAGCAGGCAGATTCGCCTTGATTAGTGCGGATGAATTAATTGTAGCTCACACGAATGAAGCGGAATATCGTTCATTTATTGCTAACAAAAAGAATGAGGCATTACATTCCCGAATTATTGTTATACCAATTCCATATAACTTAAAAGTCAGTCAAGAAGAACGAATTTATGAAAAGATGATTAAGGAAAGCGATATGGCTCATGTACACATTGCTCCACATGCTCTAAAAGCAGCCGCCATCTTTTCCATTTTGACGCGATTGGAGGATTCTAAAAAACCAGGCATTGACCTTATTAAGAAAATGCGCCTGTATGATGGAGAAAGTGTGGAAGGATTTAATCAAGCGGATGTAGATGAGTTAAAGAAGGAATTTCCCGTTGAAGGAATGAACGGAATTGATCCTCGTTATGTGATTAATCGAATTTCATCAGCGATTATTCGTAAAGATGTTCCCGCAATTAATGCATTAGATGTTTTACGCGCATTGAAGGACGGGTTAAGTCAGCACCCATCGATTTCTGACGAAGATAAAGAAACATATATGAATTATATTTCCATCGCTCGGAGGGAGTATGACGAAATTGCGAAAAAAGAAGTGCAAAAAGCATTTGTGTATTCTTATGAAGAATCAGCAAAAACATTAATGAATAATTATCTCGATAATGTAGAAGCTTTTTGTAATAAAAATAAATTAAAAGATCCGTTAACTGGTGAGGAAATGAATCCAGATGAAAAGTTGATGCGTTCGATTGAAGAACAAATTGGTATCTCTGAAAATGCGAAGAAATCGTTCCGTGAAGAAATTCTAATTCGTATTTCAGCATTTGCACGAAAAGGGAAGCGATTTGATTACAATTCGCATGAACGACTGCGTGAAGCGATTCAAAAAAAGCTGTTTGCCGATTTAAAAGATGTTGTCAAAATTACCACTTCTTCTAAAACACCAGATGAATCCCAATTGAAAAAAATTAATGAAGTCATTGCCAGATTAATTGATGAACATGGCTATAATTCTATTTCAGCCAATGAGTTATTACGTTATGTTGGAAGTTTATTAAATCGATAA
- a CDS encoding ABC transporter permease subunit — protein METVTNPAYIKRKKDGRISIKAHSKHQLILRITIALLIILTIVGFLFFDYTGLDLGTAIAETAYNLRVMFLEPALNHFTWQEAIYQVGVTLGLAVLSTVIGAVIALFLALLAATNLTKEWLTKIVRVMVAFIRAVPTVLWVLIFAIAAGLGSEAAVLGMLFHSIAYLVKAFSEAFEEVDKGILEALQATGSNWWHVVTHGVLPSTCTYLLSWTFLRFEINFSVAVAMGAAAGAGGIGFELFMASGFYFDLSEVGLITYAILLIAIILEILSTRLKNRYFPSSVRH, from the coding sequence ATGGAAACTGTCACAAATCCAGCATATATAAAGCGTAAAAAAGATGGTCGTATATCCATAAAAGCACATAGCAAGCACCAACTGATCCTGCGTATCACCATTGCCTTATTAATAATCTTAACGATTGTTGGATTTTTATTTTTTGATTATACGGGTCTTGACTTAGGTACAGCGATAGCAGAGACAGCCTATAATTTACGGGTTATGTTTCTGGAGCCGGCACTGAATCACTTTACTTGGCAAGAAGCGATATATCAAGTTGGGGTGACACTAGGTCTAGCTGTTCTATCTACAGTAATAGGTGCAGTGATTGCACTATTTTTAGCATTATTGGCAGCAACTAACTTAACGAAGGAATGGCTGACAAAGATTGTTCGCGTTATGGTTGCATTTATTCGGGCGGTACCAACTGTGTTATGGGTGTTGATTTTTGCTATTGCTGCCGGACTTGGTAGTGAAGCAGCTGTGTTGGGGATGCTGTTTCATTCCATTGCCTATTTAGTAAAGGCTTTTTCGGAGGCATTCGAAGAGGTGGATAAAGGAATATTAGAAGCTTTACAAGCTACCGGTTCCAACTGGTGGCATGTGGTGACTCATGGGGTACTTCCTTCTACATGTACATATTTATTATCCTGGACCTTCTTGCGCTTTGAAATTAACTTCTCTGTAGCGGTTGCTATGGGGGCAGCCGCCGGCGCTGGCGGAATTGGGTTTGAATTATTTATGGCTTCCGGATTTTATTTTGATCTCAGTGAGGTTGGGCTTATTACGTATGCAATATTGCTTATTGCGATTATCCTTGAGATTCTATCAACAAGATTAAAAAATCGCTATTTCCCATCATCTGTACGCCATTAA
- the phnE gene encoding phosphonate ABC transporter, permease protein PhnE, protein MNEKVMQKRKWQITILLLTVIAITYLSAVITDFNFIRGFAAFPQAIGWMFGNLLITQESLEKLPTILEKLSETIFMSIAATTTAAVVAVFLGIMGSKTTSINGFLSTLARFIASISRNIPVVAWALILLLSFGQNSVTGYLALFVGTVGFLTRAFIESIDEASYSSVEALTATGATYFHIVNKAVIPQSLPQMISWILFMIETNIRSATLVGILTGTGIGYTFDMYYKSMNYNAVALVTFSIVLAVILIELMSNYIRKVIM, encoded by the coding sequence GTGAATGAAAAAGTGATGCAAAAACGAAAATGGCAAATAACCATCCTGTTGCTGACAGTAATAGCTATTACGTATTTATCTGCGGTAATAACTGATTTTAATTTTATTCGCGGATTTGCTGCGTTTCCGCAGGCAATTGGCTGGATGTTTGGTAATTTGTTAATTACACAAGAGTCGTTAGAGAAGCTGCCAACTATTTTGGAGAAGCTGAGTGAGACCATTTTTATGTCCATTGCAGCAACAACGACAGCCGCTGTTGTTGCCGTTTTTCTCGGAATAATGGGGTCCAAAACAACTAGTATCAATGGTTTCCTTAGTACGTTAGCTCGATTTATTGCATCTATATCTAGAAACATCCCGGTGGTCGCATGGGCGTTGATTTTACTACTTTCCTTTGGTCAAAATTCAGTAACCGGTTATTTAGCTTTATTTGTTGGTACGGTAGGTTTTTTAACGAGGGCATTTATTGAATCCATTGATGAGGCAAGCTATAGCTCTGTTGAGGCGTTGACCGCTACAGGTGCCACGTATTTTCATATTGTAAATAAAGCGGTAATTCCGCAAAGCCTGCCACAAATGATCAGTTGGATATTATTTATGATTGAAACAAATATCCGTAGTGCAACCCTTGTCGGAATTTTGACTGGAACCGGTATCGGATATACGTTTGATATGTATTATAAATCGATGAATTATAATGCAGTTGCGCTTGTTACCTTCAGTATTGTCCTTGCAGTAATTTTAATTGAATTAATGTCAAACTATATACGGAAGGTGATTATGTAA
- the phnC gene encoding phosphonate ABC transporter ATP-binding protein, giving the protein MTLLQIAGLSKSYDSETKVLKDISFHVNAGEFVSIIGPSGAGKSTLLRCINRLVSISEGDIIFDNQNVANLKKRALRQVRTNIGMVFQHYNLVPRLTVIENVLHGRFGYKSTLQGMLGRFTEDEKEHAFFLLHKLGIAEHAYKRCDQLSGGQQQRVGIARALIQDPKLVLCDEPIASLDPNSSKIIMDHLKSITSELGITCLVNLHQVEVAQAYSDRIIGLNQGEIVFDGPNLQLTEDWIHRIYGIQTRELITV; this is encoded by the coding sequence ATGACGTTATTACAAATCGCAGGGCTTAGTAAATCGTATGATTCAGAAACAAAAGTATTGAAGGATATTTCATTTCATGTGAATGCTGGAGAATTTGTTTCAATTATTGGGCCTTCTGGTGCTGGAAAGTCAACGCTCTTACGATGTATTAATCGGTTAGTTTCGATTAGTGAGGGCGATATTATCTTTGACAATCAAAATGTTGCCAACCTAAAAAAGCGTGCTTTGCGGCAAGTAAGGACAAATATTGGCATGGTATTTCAGCATTATAATTTAGTACCACGTTTAACTGTAATTGAGAATGTATTGCATGGGCGATTCGGTTATAAATCCACCTTGCAAGGAATGCTGGGAAGATTTACGGAGGATGAAAAGGAACATGCCTTTTTCTTATTGCATAAATTGGGAATTGCAGAACATGCTTACAAGCGCTGTGACCAATTAAGTGGCGGACAGCAGCAACGGGTAGGGATTGCTCGAGCACTAATTCAAGATCCAAAGCTTGTTTTATGTGATGAGCCAATTGCTTCCCTAGATCCTAATTCTTCAAAGATAATTATGGATCATTTAAAATCGATCACTTCGGAATTGGGTATTACCTGTTTAGTGAATTTGCATCAAGTTGAGGTAGCTCAAGCATACTCCGATCGCATTATCGGCTTGAACCAAGGGGAAATTGTCTTTGATGGACCAAATTTACAGCTGACAGAGGATTGGATTCATCGAATTTATGGAATACAAACGCGGGAACTAATTACAGTGTAA
- a CDS encoding PhnD/SsuA/transferrin family substrate-binding protein, with amino-acid sequence MRKALARLGVLLLLVIFAVGCSDGNATKGKAEVDDVIDIVWYPNESGEDLKSSRDEIGKVISEATGKEVKHHLTTDYAIAIETLVNNNADLAFMGAQGYIEAKGKNDAIQPIAVPTGPSGTLDDAVYHSWLAVNVDDQENYKVNGEYSLDTIADKKFSFVSNSSTSGFKVPAASILSYFTEKDEYKDLTEEDLMEGGPLFSQVLFGNSHQGSAVNLLSGNADIAAFCDTCVENYVDVAEGEANTVGSVYQVKDNAEEPFNKVTGKEFTLMSVTPVLNAPFAANMDALGEGDYKKIQEALTSDDVANNEGIFVPEESGDSALFFKTDKERFAPVEDDWFDPIRELE; translated from the coding sequence ATGAGAAAAGCATTAGCTAGATTAGGTGTTTTACTTTTATTAGTCATATTTGCAGTTGGTTGTTCAGATGGAAATGCGACGAAAGGTAAAGCTGAAGTGGATGATGTAATTGATATTGTTTGGTATCCAAATGAATCTGGTGAAGATCTAAAATCATCCCGTGACGAGATTGGGAAAGTTATTTCTGAAGCTACTGGTAAAGAAGTAAAGCATCATTTAACGACAGATTATGCTATTGCGATCGAGACATTAGTGAATAATAATGCGGATCTTGCTTTCATGGGAGCGCAAGGATACATTGAAGCAAAAGGCAAAAACGATGCGATCCAGCCGATTGCTGTACCGACTGGACCATCCGGTACATTAGATGATGCAGTATATCATAGCTGGTTAGCAGTAAACGTAGATGATCAAGAAAATTATAAAGTCAATGGAGAATATTCCCTCGATACGATAGCTGATAAGAAATTTTCATTTGTATCAAATAGCTCAACATCCGGATTTAAAGTTCCTGCTGCTAGCATTCTCTCTTATTTTACGGAGAAAGATGAGTATAAAGATTTGACAGAGGAAGACCTCATGGAAGGTGGGCCGCTGTTTTCACAAGTGTTATTTGGCAACTCTCATCAAGGTTCAGCAGTCAATTTGTTATCCGGAAATGCAGATATAGCTGCATTTTGTGATACATGTGTAGAAAATTATGTTGACGTTGCAGAAGGTGAAGCGAATACGGTTGGCTCTGTGTATCAAGTAAAGGATAATGCGGAAGAACCATTTAATAAAGTAACTGGTAAAGAATTTACATTAATGAGCGTAACCCCAGTGCTGAATGCACCATTTGCAGCCAATATGGATGCTTTAGGTGAAGGTGATTATAAGAAAATACAAGAGGCACTTACTTCAGATGATGTCGCTAATAATGAAGGTATTTTTGTTCCAGAGGAATCCGGTGACAGTGCATTATTCTTTAAAACAGATAAGGAACGTTTTGCTCCGGTAGAAGATGACTGGTTTGATCCTATTCGTGAATTAGAGTAA
- a CDS encoding PHP domain-containing protein codes for MKADLHVHSNYSDGSDDVQTVLKKARENGVTVLSFVDHDSTNGLSEKQALGAEYGIKIIPGIEISAYDFKRNRKVHVLGYHYDSNAKQMEALCQTIRQRRNDHTLWQIEQLKASGYEIDRQAVIDSAYPSNTIFKQHVMRQLTTAPYPSTAYQQLYQRLFKGNGPAAGDITYVDACIAVEAIVADGGIAVLAHPGQLDSYDIIPELIEAGLGGIERNHPDHSANDHQRIEKIAANYDLIMTGGTDYHGEFGKPIEIGSISSPPSVTEKY; via the coding sequence GTGAAGGCTGATCTTCATGTACATAGTAACTATTCAGATGGGTCAGATGATGTGCAAACCGTGTTAAAAAAAGCACGTGAAAATGGTGTTACAGTGTTAAGCTTCGTCGATCATGACAGCACGAATGGATTAAGCGAAAAACAAGCTCTTGGCGCTGAATATGGAATAAAGATTATTCCAGGTATAGAAATTTCCGCTTACGATTTTAAGCGTAACAGAAAGGTGCATGTGCTCGGTTATCATTATGATTCTAATGCTAAACAAATGGAAGCACTTTGCCAGACCATTAGGCAGAGGCGCAACGACCATACTTTGTGGCAAATAGAGCAATTAAAGGCGTCTGGTTATGAAATAGACCGGCAGGCTGTCATTGATTCTGCATATCCAAGTAATACGATCTTTAAGCAGCATGTCATGCGGCAATTAACAACAGCCCCATATCCATCAACAGCGTATCAACAACTGTATCAGCGCTTATTTAAAGGAAATGGTCCCGCCGCAGGGGATATAACATATGTCGATGCCTGTATAGCCGTTGAAGCAATTGTAGCCGATGGTGGGATTGCGGTATTGGCTCATCCGGGGCAGCTCGATTCATACGATATTATTCCGGAACTGATAGAAGCAGGCTTAGGGGGAATTGAAAGAAATCACCCTGATCATTCAGCTAATGACCACCAAAGAATTGAAAAAATAGCGGCTAACTATGACTTAATCATGACTGGAGGAACCGATTATCATGGTGAGTTTGGAAAACCGATAGAAATTGGCTCTATCTCAAGCCCTCCATCAGTAACCGAGAAGTACTAG
- the phnL gene encoding phosphonate C-P lyase system protein PhnL, which produces MVMLQIKNFGKRFTIHHLGKTMQAVEHINFSLEQGEFVGIVGKSGSGKSTILKSIYRTYLPDTGNIIYHSKRYGLIDLAYATEREILYLRKHEIGYVSQFLNVMPRTTSRELVEKALLEMGETEEAAQKEAEKALRHFELDRNLWDTYPNTFSGGEKLRLNIAMATVKKPRLLLLDEPTASLDQESKVKVREIIEKLKASGTTLVGIFHDIEFMDGLCDQVFDMKFSQLQPVKEGVIREG; this is translated from the coding sequence ATGGTGATGCTGCAAATAAAAAATTTCGGCAAACGATTTACCATTCATCATTTAGGTAAAACAATGCAAGCAGTGGAGCATATTAATTTTTCACTAGAGCAAGGGGAGTTTGTTGGAATTGTTGGAAAAAGCGGCAGCGGGAAGTCGACGATCTTAAAAAGTATTTATCGAACCTATTTACCTGATACGGGAAATATTATTTATCATTCCAAACGGTATGGGTTAATTGATTTAGCATATGCAACCGAGCGTGAGATCCTTTATTTACGGAAGCATGAAATTGGCTATGTTTCACAATTTTTAAATGTCATGCCACGAACAACTTCAAGAGAGCTTGTCGAAAAAGCATTGTTAGAAATGGGGGAAACAGAAGAAGCGGCACAGAAAGAAGCAGAAAAGGCGTTACGTCATTTTGAACTAGATCGTAATCTGTGGGATACGTATCCGAATACATTTTCTGGGGGAGAGAAGTTGCGTTTAAATATTGCCATGGCAACAGTCAAAAAACCACGATTGCTTTTACTTGATGAGCCAACTGCCAGCCTTGATCAAGAATCGAAAGTAAAGGTACGAGAAATTATTGAAAAGTTAAAAGCCAGTGGCACAACCTTAGTAGGTATTTTTCATGATATTGAATTTATGGATGGGCTATGTGATCAAGTGTTTGATATGAAATTTAGTCAACTCCAACCTGTTAAAGAAGGTGTTATCCGTGAAGGCTGA
- the phnM gene encoding phosphonate metabolism protein PhnM, with the protein MYVIHNGKVITEDEILENHAVIVVGDIIEAIIPEVELNQYKAAKHINANGGYISPGFIDIHSDYIETIASPRPTSMMDFNISLREAEKILIGHGITTMFHSLSFYRDDAFEHKPMRLPENVQRMVDAIANTHYELHLIRHRLHARFEIDNISEVDQLMDNIEAGKVHLLSFMDHTPGQGQYRDLEVYRQTLQGYRDLSDEAVQTIILERQNVELLTMERMREVAELAISKGIAVASHDDDNIEKLHLVKSFGTTISEFPITLEVAKKAQDIGLQTIAGAPNVLLGGSHSGNLSAAEAIKENCIDILCSDYYPAALLHAIFELSETHGENLHDMFMKVTLNPAKAVRMDHEIGSIKPGKKADIIVIERMDDGYPMLTATMVDGALITTTNYRKND; encoded by the coding sequence GTGTATGTCATTCATAATGGAAAAGTAATTACCGAAGATGAGATTCTTGAAAATCATGCTGTTATCGTAGTCGGCGATATAATTGAAGCAATTATCCCAGAAGTAGAACTCAATCAATATAAAGCGGCAAAGCACATAAACGCCAATGGAGGCTATATATCACCGGGATTTATCGATATCCACTCTGATTATATTGAAACAATTGCCTCACCAAGACCGACCAGTATGATGGATTTTAATATTAGTTTACGAGAGGCGGAAAAAATCCTGATTGGTCATGGTATTACAACCATGTTCCATTCCTTATCATTTTATCGGGACGATGCTTTTGAGCATAAACCGATGCGTCTTCCGGAAAATGTCCAGCGCATGGTTGATGCGATTGCTAATACGCATTATGAGCTCCATTTAATTCGTCATCGATTACATGCTCGTTTTGAAATTGATAATATTTCAGAAGTAGATCAATTAATGGACAATATAGAAGCAGGAAAGGTTCACTTATTGTCGTTTATGGACCATACTCCCGGTCAAGGGCAATATCGTGATCTGGAAGTTTATCGGCAAACACTTCAAGGTTATCGCGATTTATCAGATGAGGCTGTACAGACCATTATTTTAGAACGGCAAAATGTGGAATTATTGACAATGGAACGAATGAGGGAAGTCGCGGAGTTAGCAATTTCTAAGGGGATTGCTGTAGCCTCTCACGATGATGATAATATCGAGAAGCTCCACCTCGTTAAATCGTTTGGAACGACAATTAGTGAATTTCCAATCACGCTGGAGGTAGCGAAAAAAGCACAAGATATTGGGCTACAAACTATTGCCGGAGCTCCTAATGTACTTCTCGGTGGTTCTCATTCTGGAAATCTATCCGCTGCTGAAGCCATTAAAGAAAATTGCATTGATATTTTATGCAGTGACTATTATCCGGCAGCATTATTACATGCTATTTTCGAGTTGAGTGAAACGCATGGAGAGAATTTACATGATATGTTTATGAAAGTAACGCTTAATCCAGCAAAAGCTGTTCGCATGGATCATGAAATAGGTTCTATCAAGCCGGGAAAAAAAGCAGACATCATTGTCATTGAACGAATGGATGATGGGTACCCAATGTTGACAGCGACAATGGTTGATGGTGCATTAATTACAACAACCAATTACCGGAAGAACGACTAA
- a CDS encoding ATP-binding cassette domain-containing protein — translation MHEEPILRVRHLEKRFGPGCPVCFHKKRRTLEKNYCTHCGSVYACQDISFDLFPGEILGIVGESGSGKSTMMQCLYFDAEVTSGEAYMDHDELLGQNVFTLSSQKKRYIRNHKYGMVYQNPVNGLKMNFSSIGNIAEKLIAAGNRHVGSMEATGHSLLENVQIPLFRSKEEPQNFSGGMQQRVQIAKALSNNPPILFLDEVTTGLDLSVQANVLDLIKEIQREWGISMIVVSHDLAVIRMLADRTIVMLNGAIIEGGLTDQILEDPQHAYTQRLVYSLL, via the coding sequence ATGCATGAAGAACCGATCTTACGTGTACGTCATTTAGAGAAACGTTTTGGCCCAGGTTGTCCCGTCTGTTTTCATAAAAAACGAAGAACATTAGAAAAAAATTATTGCACTCACTGCGGATCAGTCTATGCCTGTCAGGATATTTCATTTGACTTATTTCCGGGAGAGATCCTCGGCATCGTTGGAGAAAGTGGAAGTGGAAAATCTACGATGATGCAATGTCTTTATTTTGATGCAGAAGTAACATCTGGTGAGGCTTATATGGACCATGACGAATTGCTTGGTCAAAATGTGTTTACCTTATCATCACAGAAAAAACGGTATATCCGCAATCATAAGTATGGCATGGTGTATCAAAATCCTGTAAATGGATTAAAAATGAACTTTTCCTCAATCGGAAATATTGCTGAAAAACTGATTGCTGCTGGAAATCGGCATGTAGGGTCTATGGAAGCAACAGGTCATTCATTATTAGAAAATGTACAAATTCCCCTGTTTCGTTCTAAAGAAGAGCCGCAAAACTTTTCCGGAGGCATGCAGCAACGTGTGCAAATCGCTAAAGCATTGTCGAATAACCCACCGATTCTCTTTTTAGATGAAGTGACGACGGGCTTGGATTTATCAGTTCAAGCAAACGTACTCGATTTAATTAAAGAGATTCAGAGGGAGTGGGGGATTAGCATGATTGTAGTTTCCCATGATTTGGCAGTGATTCGCATGTTAGCTGATCGAACGATCGTGATGTTAAACGGGGCTATTATTGAAGGTGGATTAACGGATCAGATTTTGGAAGATCCTCAGCATGCGTATACGCAGCGATTAGTTTACTCGTTACTATAG
- a CDS encoding alpha-D-ribose 1-methylphosphonate 5-phosphate C-P-lyase PhnJ, which produces MNNTTHFAFFDEGSKKEIRRATLKAVAIPGYQVPFASREMPIARGWGTGGLQLTLSLIGREDTLKVIDQGADESVNAVNIKKLVQQTTGIELTEHTEAATLIQSRHRIPEVPLTEEQILVLQVPTPEPLREVEKREYVTKRLHAEEEYSGAWLLLFEQIMKYGKTATGADHPVYVNHRYVMAPSPIPRFDNPKMNASKALILLGAGREKKIYAVPPYTDVTSLAFEDYPFAVETFSGQACHLCGATDVFLDELVNEETGKTYYQCNDTSYCLTRLNDTEDMEVQHHA; this is translated from the coding sequence ATGAATAATACGACACATTTTGCATTTTTCGATGAGGGATCAAAGAAGGAGATTCGTCGTGCTACATTGAAGGCTGTTGCTATTCCAGGCTATCAAGTACCATTTGCGTCTCGAGAGATGCCAATTGCTAGAGGTTGGGGGACAGGTGGTTTACAACTTACCTTATCTTTAATTGGTAGAGAGGATACGTTAAAGGTAATTGACCAAGGAGCGGATGAATCGGTCAACGCTGTGAATATAAAAAAACTCGTTCAACAAACAACTGGTATTGAATTAACTGAGCATACCGAAGCTGCTACTCTCATTCAATCCAGACATCGTATTCCAGAGGTGCCACTAACAGAAGAGCAAATTCTAGTATTACAAGTCCCTACCCCTGAGCCTTTACGTGAAGTGGAAAAAAGGGAGTATGTAACGAAACGGCTGCATGCTGAGGAAGAATATAGCGGGGCATGGCTCTTGTTATTTGAGCAAATTATGAAATATGGAAAAACGGCAACCGGTGCGGATCATCCGGTTTATGTTAATCATCGGTATGTCATGGCTCCGAGCCCCATTCCTCGATTCGATAATCCGAAAATGAATGCATCAAAAGCACTGATTTTGTTAGGGGCAGGAAGAGAAAAGAAAATCTATGCTGTTCCACCATATACGGATGTTACATCACTCGCATTTGAAGATTATCCATTTGCTGTGGAGACTTTTTCCGGACAGGCATGTCATTTATGTGGTGCGACAGATGTATTTCTTGATGAATTAGTCAATGAGGAAACAGGAAAAACATATTACCAATGCAACGATACGAGTTATTGTCTAACTCGATTAAACGATACAGAAGACATGGAGGTACAGCATCATGCATGA